The following are from one region of the Rhodoligotrophos defluvii genome:
- a CDS encoding cobyric acid synthase has protein sequence MTARAIMFQGTGSNVGKSLMVAGLARALVRRGLKVAPFKPQNMSNNAAVTADGGEIGRAQALQARAARMRLSVHMNPVLLKPQSETGAQIIVQGRIWGQAGAREFQTVKQQLMGAVLDSFATLGAEADIVLVEGAGSASEINLRANDIANMGFARAANVPVVLVGDIDRGGVIASLVGTKAVLDPNDAGTIQGFIVNKMRGDPTLFADGMREIAARTGWAPLGLVPFLPQAARLPAEDALDLAERHSGGRPGARVRIAVPLLPRIANFDDFDPLAAEPDVDLVMVKPGEPLPADARLVVLPGSKATIADLEALIANGWDADLKAHLRRGGQVLGICGGFQMLGRTIADPDGIEGPPGEVQALGLLEVDTVLTGDKTLREVEGRSDSDDSPFRGYEMHVGRTTGPAMSLPLLTFADGRVDGARSPDGTIMGTYVHGLFGDDEQRAAWIRRLGGSPSNHSHDQEVEDALDTLAAHLERHVDIDGILTRAR, from the coding sequence ATGACCGCGCGGGCCATCATGTTCCAGGGCACCGGCTCGAACGTGGGCAAGTCGCTCATGGTGGCCGGCCTTGCCCGCGCCCTGGTGCGGCGTGGGCTCAAAGTGGCCCCGTTCAAGCCGCAGAACATGTCCAATAATGCGGCGGTCACGGCCGATGGCGGCGAGATCGGCCGCGCCCAGGCGCTGCAGGCGCGCGCAGCACGCATGCGGCTATCGGTCCATATGAACCCGGTGCTGCTCAAGCCGCAGAGCGAGACGGGTGCCCAGATCATCGTTCAGGGCCGCATCTGGGGCCAGGCTGGCGCCCGCGAATTTCAGACGGTCAAGCAGCAGCTCATGGGTGCCGTGCTCGACAGCTTCGCCACACTAGGAGCAGAGGCCGATATCGTGCTCGTGGAAGGGGCGGGGAGTGCATCCGAGATCAACCTGCGTGCAAACGACATCGCCAATATGGGCTTTGCCCGCGCCGCCAATGTGCCGGTGGTGCTGGTGGGCGACATCGACCGCGGCGGGGTGATTGCCAGCCTGGTCGGCACCAAGGCGGTGCTCGATCCGAATGATGCCGGCACGATCCAAGGCTTCATCGTCAACAAGATGCGCGGTGATCCCACCTTGTTCGCGGATGGCATGCGCGAAATCGCCGCCCGCACCGGCTGGGCACCTTTAGGGCTGGTGCCGTTCTTGCCCCAGGCGGCGCGCCTTCCCGCTGAGGACGCCCTCGATCTCGCGGAACGGCATTCCGGCGGCAGGCCGGGCGCGCGAGTGCGCATCGCCGTGCCGCTTCTGCCGCGCATCGCCAATTTCGACGATTTCGACCCGCTCGCCGCCGAGCCGGACGTGGACCTCGTGATGGTGAAGCCCGGCGAGCCCCTGCCGGCAGACGCCCGGCTGGTGGTGCTGCCGGGTTCCAAGGCGACGATTGCCGACCTCGAGGCGCTCATCGCCAATGGCTGGGACGCTGATCTCAAGGCCCATCTGCGCCGGGGCGGCCAAGTTCTTGGTATCTGTGGCGGATTCCAGATGCTCGGTCGCACCATCGCCGATCCCGATGGCATCGAGGGGCCGCCCGGCGAGGTGCAAGCCCTTGGCCTGCTGGAGGTGGACACGGTGCTCACCGGCGATAAGACGCTGCGCGAAGTTGAAGGCCGAAGTGATTCGGACGACTCACCCTTTCGCGGTTACGAGATGCATGTGGGGCGAACCACCGGCCCGGCCATGTCGTTACCCCTGCTGACCTTCGCTGACGGTCGGGTGGACGGCGCCCGGTCGCCGGACGGGACGATCATGGGCACCTATGTCCACGGCCTGTTCGGTGACGACGAGCAGCGCGCCGCCTGGATTCGCCGCCTGGGGGGCAGTCCGTCGAACCATTCTCATGACCAGGAGGTGGAGGACGCGCTGGACACCCTCGCCGCCCATCTGGAGCGCCATGTGGATATCGACGGCATTCTCACGCGAGCACGCTGA
- the cbiB gene encoding adenosylcobinamide-phosphate synthase CbiB: protein MAVSDNLTLLLAGLLIEASFGYPDRLFRAVGHPVTWMGALIGWLDRALNRDGAPDRERRLNGVVALALVLLVTAAVAVLVERGALASLPLFAAVLLLGALASSLIAQRSLDRHVAAVAEALEREGLARGRAAVSRIVGRNPAALDEAGVARAAMESLAENFSDGVVAPAFWCAVAGLPGISLYKAVNTADSMIGHKTPRHLAFGWAAARLDDLVNLPASRLAALWLIIAAAHLPDCQARGAWRAVWRDARHHKSPNAGWPEAALAGALGLRLNGPKVYGDIRREDAWMGDGRAEATPGDIRRALSLYRLACAVQAFAIVLLLLAVSVLA from the coding sequence ATGGCCGTTTCCGACAACCTTACATTATTGCTGGCCGGTTTGTTGATCGAGGCAAGCTTCGGCTACCCTGATCGCCTTTTCCGGGCTGTCGGCCATCCCGTCACCTGGATGGGCGCGCTGATCGGCTGGCTCGACCGCGCGCTCAACCGCGATGGCGCGCCGGACCGGGAACGGCGGCTCAACGGCGTGGTCGCTTTGGCGCTGGTGCTGCTGGTCACGGCGGCGGTGGCGGTTCTCGTCGAGCGCGGGGCGCTCGCCTCTCTCCCATTGTTCGCAGCGGTGCTGCTGCTTGGCGCGCTCGCCTCCAGCCTGATCGCTCAGCGCAGCCTGGACCGACACGTGGCGGCGGTCGCCGAGGCGCTGGAGCGCGAGGGGCTGGCCCGTGGGCGCGCGGCGGTCTCGCGCATCGTCGGCCGAAACCCGGCGGCCCTCGATGAAGCGGGCGTGGCGCGGGCTGCCATGGAAAGCCTGGCCGAGAACTTTTCCGACGGGGTGGTGGCGCCGGCCTTCTGGTGCGCCGTGGCGGGCCTTCCCGGGATCAGCCTGTACAAGGCGGTGAACACGGCGGACAGCATGATCGGTCACAAGACGCCGCGGCATCTGGCTTTCGGCTGGGCGGCGGCGCGACTGGACGATCTGGTCAACTTGCCTGCGTCACGCCTTGCCGCGCTCTGGCTGATCATTGCCGCGGCCCACTTGCCCGACTGCCAAGCGCGCGGCGCCTGGCGGGCGGTGTGGCGCGACGCCCGGCATCACAAATCTCCCAATGCCGGCTGGCCGGAGGCGGCGCTGGCCGGGGCGCTGGGCCTGAGGCTCAACGGGCCGAAGGTCTATGGCGATATTCGGCGGGAGGATGCCTGGATGGGCGATGGCCGGGCGGAGGCTACACCGGGCGACATCCGCCGCGCCCTCTCGCTCTACCGGCTGGCCTGCGCGGTCCAGGCCTTTGCGATCGTGCTCCTGCTGCTGGCGGTCAGCGTGCTCGCGTGA
- the bluB gene encoding 5,6-dimethylbenzimidazole synthase, with the protein MIMSGVGGHARAGKSSLAPAFDDAFRVELEALLRWRRDVRHFRRDPVDGALLDHLLSLVDLAPSVGNSQPWRIVRVESAAARQAVRASFEAANAAALNGYEGEQAALYARLKLAGLDDAPVQLAVFVEEGCAQGHGLGRQTMPEMLRYSAVSAIHTLWIAARAYGLGLGWVSILDPDAVTRLLAFAPSWRLVGYLCLGHPRFDQEVPELERAGWQARTDGSARIFVK; encoded by the coding sequence ATGATCATGAGCGGTGTAGGTGGGCACGCGCGGGCCGGCAAGTCTTCGTTAGCGCCAGCCTTCGACGACGCGTTCCGCGTAGAGCTCGAAGCTTTGCTACGCTGGCGCCGCGATGTCCGCCACTTCCGGCGCGACCCGGTCGATGGCGCTTTGCTCGACCACCTGCTGAGTCTCGTCGATCTCGCCCCGTCCGTCGGCAATAGCCAGCCCTGGCGAATCGTGCGGGTCGAGAGCGCCGCCGCCCGCCAGGCGGTGCGGGCGAGCTTCGAGGCGGCCAATGCCGCGGCGCTGAACGGCTATGAGGGCGAGCAGGCCGCCCTTTACGCCCGCTTGAAGCTGGCCGGGCTCGACGATGCGCCCGTGCAGCTCGCCGTGTTCGTGGAGGAAGGCTGCGCCCAAGGCCATGGCCTCGGCCGGCAGACCATGCCGGAAATGCTGCGCTATTCGGCGGTGAGCGCCATCCACACCCTGTGGATCGCCGCCCGCGCCTATGGCCTCGGGCTGGGCTGGGTTTCGATCCTCGACCCCGACGCGGTCACCCGGCTGCTCGCCTTCGCCCCGTCCTGGCGGCTGGTCGGCTATCTCTGCCTGGGCCACCCGCGCTTCGACCAGGAGGTGCCGGAGCTCGAGCGGGCGGGCTGGCAGGCGCGCACCGACGGATCCGCTCGCATCTTCGTGAAATGA
- a CDS encoding CbtB domain-containing protein, which yields MARNVQTTASANVPSTSSSVLSRLAAPALLFVMGAGLVFLAGFSHAQSLHDAAHDTRHALSYPCH from the coding sequence ATGGCAAGAAATGTTCAGACCACGGCGTCTGCGAACGTCCCCTCAACATCATCGTCGGTGCTGTCGCGCCTGGCCGCCCCGGCGCTGCTCTTCGTCATGGGGGCGGGGCTCGTGTTCCTCGCGGGGTTCTCCCACGCGCAGAGCCTGCATGACGCGGCCCACGACACGCGCCATGCGCTGTCCTACCCCTGTCACTGA
- a CDS encoding CbtA family protein: MFGKILAGGLIGGLAGGIAVAAIQAVTTTPLILHAETFEVAQSGVHTALNGGLLWLAHGPAHGTAGEGAGNDLTRLFSTSIMTCVVAVGYAWMLLAAMWVKGEAITARAIVPWAIAGFIATGLAPALGLAPELPGAAYVDLGARQLWWAGTAIATAAALACFAFGRNGLWMAAGLMLLVLPHLIGAPHTEETVSRVPAELAAAFASASLVVQALVWIVPAVLAGFFVSRMTAD; this comes from the coding sequence ATGTTCGGCAAGATACTAGCCGGCGGCCTGATCGGAGGCCTCGCCGGGGGGATTGCCGTTGCCGCGATTCAGGCGGTCACGACCACCCCGCTCATCCTGCATGCCGAAACGTTCGAGGTGGCCCAATCGGGCGTGCACACGGCGCTGAACGGCGGCCTGCTCTGGCTGGCCCACGGCCCGGCGCACGGCACGGCCGGTGAGGGCGCAGGCAACGACCTGACCCGGCTATTCTCGACCAGCATCATGACCTGCGTGGTCGCCGTGGGCTATGCCTGGATGCTGCTCGCCGCCATGTGGGTGAAAGGCGAGGCGATCACCGCCCGCGCGATCGTGCCCTGGGCCATTGCCGGCTTCATTGCCACAGGGCTCGCCCCGGCCCTTGGCCTCGCCCCGGAGCTGCCGGGCGCCGCCTATGTCGATCTGGGAGCGCGCCAGCTGTGGTGGGCCGGCACCGCCATCGCCACCGCCGCAGCGCTCGCTTGCTTCGCCTTCGGCCGCAATGGCCTGTGGATGGCTGCCGGGCTGATGCTGCTCGTGCTGCCGCATCTGATCGGCGCACCCCATACCGAAGAGACGGTGAGCCGCGTGCCCGCCGAACTGGCGGCGGCCTTCGCCTCGGCCTCGCTGGTCGTGCAGGCGCTCGTCTGGATCGTCCCGGCAGTGCTGGCCGGTTTCTTCGTCTCGCGCATGACGGCGGACTGA
- a CDS encoding acetate--CoA ligase family protein: MAAEHKSTADRLHRLFRPKSIAFIGGREAEIALRRTQELGFPGRVYAVNPKREEMAGLRCLASPEDLPEAVDAAFVGVPRGPTIDIVRRLGRLGCGGAVLYASGFTETGDEGASLQQELLQAAGGMPVMGPNCYGYVSAMERCALWPDVHNLRLRDRGVAIVTQSGNMGLNFTFTQRGLPVAAVYTLGNQADIGIADMVEVFAADPRVNAIGLHIEGLADLPRFAEAAARARLARKPIVVLKTGRSDAGARVAKSHTGSLAGADRLYDAMFERYGIIRAASMTGFVETLKFLSIVGPLPGNRVVSLSCSGGEAALVADMAEGRGLTFPPFGDSAAAVRATLNDYVAIENPLDYHTFIWGKPDQQMATFSAALAGPFDAGILILDMPTGRLERSDWVAAAEIFAGASEATGRPAAVVATLHECLPEEVCEMLARRGVAPMLGLDDALTALEAAAKVHEAWLREMPPALPQPVPAASGLVRNISEQTAKALLARFGVPVPWGEVCPVEQAAAVADRLGYPVVLKASGDDLLHKSDVGGVAIDLRDRAAVEAAAQRLSSLSREVLVERMVTGAVCEVIVGVIEDPQFGQALVIGAGGVLAELLRDSATVLLPTSRQEVERALDGLKIAKLLEGFRGKYGDRPALVETMLRIADFARAHAGRLVELDVNPLLVLAPGEGVVAVDALVRMRD; encoded by the coding sequence ATGGCAGCAGAACACAAGTCCACGGCCGATCGCCTGCATCGCCTGTTCCGCCCGAAGTCCATCGCCTTCATCGGCGGCCGCGAGGCGGAGATCGCCTTGCGCCGTACCCAGGAACTCGGCTTTCCCGGGCGGGTCTATGCGGTGAACCCCAAGCGCGAGGAGATGGCGGGCTTGCGCTGCCTCGCCAGCCCGGAGGACCTGCCCGAGGCGGTCGATGCCGCCTTTGTCGGCGTGCCGCGCGGCCCCACCATCGACATAGTGCGCCGGCTAGGGCGTCTCGGCTGCGGCGGTGCGGTGCTCTACGCGTCGGGCTTCACCGAGACGGGAGACGAGGGCGCGAGCCTCCAGCAGGAGCTGCTGCAGGCGGCCGGCGGCATGCCGGTCATGGGGCCCAATTGCTACGGCTATGTCAGCGCGATGGAGCGCTGCGCCTTATGGCCCGACGTGCACAATTTGCGCCTGCGCGACAGGGGCGTGGCCATCGTGACGCAAAGCGGCAATATGGGCCTCAACTTCACCTTCACCCAGCGCGGGCTACCGGTCGCCGCGGTTTATACCCTCGGTAACCAGGCGGATATCGGCATCGCCGACATGGTGGAGGTGTTCGCCGCCGATCCCCGCGTCAATGCCATCGGCCTGCATATCGAGGGCCTTGCCGATCTTCCGCGCTTTGCCGAAGCGGCAGCCCGCGCCCGTCTCGCCCGCAAGCCCATCGTCGTGCTCAAGACCGGCCGTTCGGATGCCGGCGCGCGGGTGGCCAAGAGCCATACCGGATCGCTGGCCGGCGCCGACCGGCTCTATGACGCCATGTTCGAGCGTTACGGCATCATCCGCGCCGCGAGCATGACGGGTTTCGTGGAGACCCTGAAATTCCTGTCCATTGTCGGCCCCCTGCCCGGCAACCGGGTGGTTTCCTTGTCCTGCTCGGGCGGCGAGGCCGCCTTGGTCGCCGATATGGCGGAGGGGAGAGGCTTGACGTTCCCGCCGTTCGGCGACAGCGCAGCTGCCGTGCGCGCCACCCTCAATGACTATGTCGCGATCGAAAACCCGCTTGATTATCACACCTTCATCTGGGGCAAGCCGGACCAGCAGATGGCAACGTTCAGCGCGGCGCTCGCTGGTCCTTTCGATGCCGGCATCCTGATCCTCGACATGCCCACCGGCAGGCTCGAACGCTCCGATTGGGTGGCGGCGGCGGAAATCTTTGCTGGCGCGTCCGAGGCGACCGGCCGGCCCGCCGCCGTGGTGGCGACCCTGCACGAATGCCTGCCTGAAGAGGTCTGCGAGATGCTGGCCCGTCGCGGCGTGGCGCCCATGCTCGGGCTGGATGATGCGCTGACCGCCCTCGAAGCCGCAGCCAAAGTGCATGAAGCCTGGTTGCGGGAGATGCCCCCTGCCCTGCCCCAGCCGGTGCCCGCTGCTTCCGGCCTGGTGCGCAATATCAGCGAGCAGACCGCCAAGGCGCTGCTCGCCCGCTTCGGCGTGCCAGTGCCCTGGGGAGAGGTTTGTCCGGTAGAGCAGGCTGCTGCAGTCGCGGATCGCCTCGGCTATCCCGTGGTGCTGAAGGCCTCCGGTGACGACCTCCTGCACAAGTCGGATGTCGGCGGCGTTGCCATCGACTTGCGCGACCGTGCGGCGGTGGAAGCGGCGGCACAGCGGCTCTCATCCCTCTCGCGCGAGGTGCTGGTCGAACGCATGGTCACCGGCGCGGTCTGCGAGGTCATTGTCGGCGTCATCGAGGACCCGCAATTCGGCCAGGCCCTGGTCATCGGCGCCGGCGGCGTGCTCGCCGAGCTCTTGCGGGACAGTGCTACGGTTCTGCTGCCGACCAGCCGGCAGGAAGTCGAGCGTGCCCTGGACGGCCTGAAGATCGCCAAGCTCCTCGAAGGCTTCCGCGGCAAATACGGGGACCGGCCGGCACTGGTCGAGACGATGCTGAGGATCGCCGATTTCGCCCGCGCCCATGCCGGCCGCCTGGTCGAGCTGGACGTCAACCCGCTGCTGGTGCTGGCGCCTGGCGAAGGCGTCGTGGCGGTCGACGCGCTCGTCCGCATGCGCGATTAA
- a CDS encoding acyl-CoA dehydrogenase family protein, translating to MDFSLTDEQNMLIRTTRAFVEQELFPYEAEVERTGELRPDLVEEIKAKAIAAGLYAANMPEEAGGAGLDTVSWVLYEKELSRANYALHWTCVARPSNILMACTPEQRERYLYPTVRGERSDCLAMTEPEAGSDVRSMKCSAVKDGDDWVINGTKHFISHADVADFVILFAASGVEETPRGPKKLITAFLIDKGTPGFEVLPGYENVSHRGYKNSILRFENCRVPSSQVLGEVHKGFEVANDWLGPTRLQVAAGCLGRAERALDLALQWAATRKQFGQQIGKFQGVSFKLADMATRYKAAEMLTLNAAWKADQGAMTDEDAAMAKLFASEMLAFVTDEALQIHGGMGLMSELPLERLWRDARIERIWEGTSEIQRHIISRALLRPLGA from the coding sequence ATGGACTTCTCGCTCACCGACGAACAGAACATGCTCATCCGCACCACACGCGCCTTCGTCGAGCAGGAGCTGTTTCCGTACGAGGCGGAGGTCGAGCGCACCGGCGAGCTCCGGCCCGATCTCGTGGAGGAGATCAAGGCCAAGGCGATCGCCGCCGGCCTCTATGCCGCCAACATGCCGGAGGAAGCAGGCGGCGCTGGGCTCGATACCGTCTCCTGGGTGCTCTACGAGAAAGAGCTGAGCCGCGCCAATTACGCCCTGCACTGGACCTGCGTGGCGCGCCCCTCCAACATTCTCATGGCCTGCACCCCGGAACAGCGGGAGCGCTATCTCTATCCCACGGTCCGCGGCGAGCGCAGCGACTGCCTGGCCATGACCGAGCCCGAGGCCGGCTCCGACGTGCGCTCGATGAAATGCTCGGCGGTCAAGGACGGTGATGACTGGGTCATCAACGGCACCAAGCATTTCATCAGCCATGCGGATGTGGCCGATTTCGTGATCCTGTTCGCCGCATCTGGTGTGGAGGAAACGCCGCGCGGGCCGAAGAAGCTCATCACCGCCTTTCTCATCGACAAGGGCACGCCGGGCTTCGAGGTGCTGCCCGGCTATGAGAACGTGTCCCATCGCGGCTACAAGAATTCGATCCTACGCTTCGAGAATTGCCGGGTGCCATCGTCCCAGGTGCTGGGCGAGGTGCACAAGGGCTTCGAAGTCGCCAATGACTGGCTGGGCCCGACGCGGTTGCAGGTGGCGGCCGGCTGTCTCGGCCGGGCCGAGCGGGCGCTTGACCTCGCGCTGCAGTGGGCGGCCACGCGCAAGCAGTTCGGCCAGCAGATCGGCAAGTTTCAGGGCGTCTCCTTCAAGCTGGCCGACATGGCGACACGCTATAAAGCCGCGGAGATGCTGACCCTGAACGCCGCCTGGAAGGCCGACCAGGGCGCCATGACGGACGAGGATGCCGCCATGGCCAAGCTGTTCGCCAGCGAGATGCTGGCCTTCGTCACCGACGAGGCGCTGCAGATTCACGGTGGCATGGGGCTCATGAGCGAGCTTCCCCTCGAACGCCTGTGGCGCGACGCGCGTATCGAGCGCATCTGGGAAGGCACCAGCGAGATCCAGCGCCATATCATCTCGCGTGCCCTGCTGCGGCCGCTCGGTGCCTGA
- a CDS encoding SDR family oxidoreductase: MTAQRVMITAAAGGIGRAVALAFAASGARVHICDIDDEALEEFRAEAPEIEAAYCDVTDEDDVDRWFADALDDLGGLDVLVNNAGIAGPTAAVENLSIEEWRHCLAVNLDSQFLCVRQAVPAMKKQGRGAIINMSSTAGLYGYGYRTPYASAKWAVIGFTKSLAVELGPFGIRVNAICPGSVEGERMDRVIAAQARVSGVSEHEIRTDYAKQSSLRRFVDPEEIADMVLFLASPQAAMVSGQAIAVDGHTETFR, encoded by the coding sequence ATGACGGCGCAGCGGGTGATGATCACCGCAGCGGCCGGTGGTATCGGGCGGGCCGTGGCGCTGGCCTTTGCCGCAAGTGGCGCGCGCGTGCACATCTGCGATATCGATGACGAGGCGCTGGAGGAGTTCCGGGCCGAGGCACCGGAGATCGAGGCGGCCTATTGCGACGTCACCGATGAGGACGATGTCGACCGCTGGTTTGCCGATGCGCTGGACGATCTGGGCGGCCTCGACGTGCTGGTCAACAATGCCGGGATCGCCGGGCCAACCGCCGCGGTCGAGAACCTGAGCATCGAGGAATGGCGCCATTGCCTGGCGGTCAATCTCGACAGCCAGTTTCTGTGCGTGCGCCAGGCGGTGCCGGCCATGAAGAAGCAGGGCCGCGGCGCCATCATCAACATGTCGTCCACCGCAGGCCTTTATGGCTATGGCTACCGCACGCCTTATGCCTCGGCCAAATGGGCGGTCATCGGCTTCACCAAGTCGCTGGCGGTCGAGCTGGGGCCGTTCGGCATTCGCGTCAACGCCATCTGCCCCGGCTCGGTCGAGGGCGAGCGCATGGACCGGGTCATCGCCGCCCAGGCTCGCGTGTCGGGGGTGAGCGAGCACGAGATCCGCACCGATTATGCCAAGCAGTCGTCGCTCCGCCGCTTCGTGGACCCGGAGGAGATCGCTGACATGGTCTTGTTCCTCGCCTCGCCCCAGGCCGCCATGGTGTCCGGCCAGGCGATCGCCGTCGACGGGCACACAGAGACCTTTCGCTAA
- a CDS encoding 3-hydroxyacyl-CoA dehydrogenase NAD-binding domain-containing protein, producing the protein MSQSTPIRTVGIIGSGVIGAGWAARLLVRGFDVIATDPAPDAEQRLNEAIETAWPSMLKLMPVAPGPRGQLRFTRSVEEVAAAADFIQEAAPEREQLKIDLFAKIDAIARPDVVIASSSSGFLPSRLQSACVRHPERVVIGHPFNPVYLLPLVELVPGDKTSPEAMDRAAAYYERIGMHVLRLSKEIDGYICDRLQEALWREALHILNKGVATTAQIDDSIVYSAGLRWAFMGSFLTYHLAGGPGGMRHFVAQFDPTLDLPWTDLKYPPWSDELAERLISGCEAQAAGRSVRELETLRNDVLVDLMRVLQQHKIGAGTVLAREEASAYQSRGTKRWQPGDGIAAPLELYQGYVSPQWVDYNNHMSESYYLTAFGDATDALFRFIGDDEAYRATGLSFYTVETHINYLKEVAASEPLRFTTQLIGLDAKRLHIFHQMFHGQSGDLLATTEQMLLHVDTKAQRACPIREDVFAALKAIWAVHRTMPQPAQVGRTMAVPEPVS; encoded by the coding sequence ATGAGCCAATCCACCCCCATCCGCACCGTCGGCATCATCGGGTCGGGCGTGATCGGCGCCGGCTGGGCGGCCCGCCTGCTGGTGCGCGGCTTCGACGTGATCGCCACCGACCCGGCGCCAGACGCGGAGCAGCGCCTGAACGAGGCGATCGAGACCGCCTGGCCCTCCATGCTGAAGCTGATGCCCGTGGCGCCGGGCCCGCGTGGGCAGCTGCGCTTCACCCGCTCAGTGGAAGAGGTCGCGGCCGCGGCGGACTTCATCCAGGAAGCAGCACCTGAGCGCGAGCAGCTCAAGATTGATCTGTTCGCCAAGATCGACGCCATTGCCCGGCCGGATGTGGTGATCGCCTCGAGCTCGTCCGGCTTCCTGCCCTCCCGTCTGCAATCCGCCTGCGTCAGGCACCCGGAACGGGTGGTGATCGGCCACCCCTTCAACCCGGTCTATCTCCTGCCCCTGGTGGAGCTGGTGCCGGGGGACAAGACCTCGCCTGAAGCCATGGATCGCGCCGCCGCCTATTACGAGCGCATCGGCATGCATGTGCTGCGCCTCTCGAAGGAAATTGACGGCTATATCTGCGATCGCCTGCAGGAGGCCCTCTGGCGCGAGGCGCTGCACATCCTCAACAAGGGCGTGGCCACCACCGCGCAAATCGACGACTCGATCGTCTATTCCGCCGGGCTGCGCTGGGCCTTCATGGGCTCGTTCCTCACCTACCACCTGGCGGGCGGCCCAGGCGGCATGCGCCATTTCGTGGCCCAGTTCGACCCGACCCTCGACCTGCCCTGGACCGACCTCAAATACCCCCCATGGAGCGACGAACTCGCCGAGCGGCTGATTTCCGGTTGCGAGGCACAGGCCGCCGGCCGCTCGGTGCGCGAGCTCGAGACTTTGCGCAACGACGTGCTGGTCGACCTCATGCGCGTGCTGCAGCAGCACAAAATCGGCGCCGGCACAGTGCTCGCCCGCGAAGAGGCCTCAGCCTACCAGTCCCGCGGTACGAAGCGCTGGCAGCCGGGCGATGGGATCGCCGCCCCGCTCGAGCTTTATCAGGGCTATGTCTCGCCGCAATGGGTCGACTACAACAACCATATGAGCGAGAGCTATTATCTCACCGCCTTTGGCGACGCGACCGACGCCCTGTTCCGCTTCATCGGCGATGACGAAGCCTATCGGGCCACCGGCCTCTCCTTCTACACGGTCGAGACCCATATCAACTACCTGAAGGAAGTGGCGGCGAGCGAGCCGCTGCGCTTCACGACCCAGCTCATCGGGCTCGATGCCAAGCGCCTGCACATCTTCCACCAGATGTTCCATGGGCAGAGCGGCGACCTTCTCGCGACCACCGAGCAGATGCTGCTGCATGTGGACACGAAGGCCCAGCGCGCCTGCCCGATTCGCGAGGATGTGTTCGCGGCCCTCAAGGCCATCTGGGCCGTGCACAGAACCATGCCGCAGCCGGCTCAGGTGGGCCGCACCATGGCCGTGCCGGAGCCCGTCTCATGA
- a CDS encoding 3-keto-5-aminohexanoate cleavage protein, with product MITPKTIITCAVTGAGDTVGKHPAIPVTPEQIANAALEAHNAGAAVVHCHVRDPKTGKGTRNVDYYAEVVERIRAAKTDVIINLTAGMGGDLVIGEGDRPMDFGPDTDVVGPEERLAHVKLLKPEICTLDCGSLNFGDGNTLVVQTPNQLREQARLIKSYGVKAEMEIFDSGNLWFAKQLCEEGLMDDRPLFQLCLGIPWGAPVSAATAVYQSQMLPPNAVWAGFGIGRWQMPMVAQMVVLGGHVRVGLEDNLYLDRGVYASNGSLVERAVKIIELLGSSVASPAEARAILGLKQPAA from the coding sequence ATGATAACGCCGAAGACGATCATCACCTGCGCCGTCACCGGCGCGGGCGATACGGTGGGCAAGCATCCGGCCATTCCGGTCACGCCGGAGCAGATCGCCAATGCGGCGCTCGAGGCCCACAATGCCGGCGCGGCCGTGGTGCATTGCCATGTGCGCGATCCCAAGACCGGCAAGGGCACACGCAACGTCGATTACTATGCCGAGGTGGTCGAGCGCATCCGCGCCGCCAAGACCGACGTGATCATCAACCTCACCGCGGGAATGGGCGGCGATCTCGTCATCGGCGAAGGTGATCGGCCCATGGATTTCGGGCCGGACACCGATGTGGTGGGACCCGAGGAGCGGCTTGCCCATGTGAAGCTGCTCAAACCCGAAATCTGCACGCTCGATTGCGGCTCCCTCAATTTTGGCGACGGCAACACCCTGGTGGTGCAGACGCCCAACCAGCTGCGCGAGCAGGCGCGGCTGATCAAGTCCTATGGCGTCAAGGCCGAGATGGAGATCTTCGATTCCGGCAATCTGTGGTTCGCCAAGCAGCTCTGCGAGGAAGGGCTGATGGACGACCGTCCCCTGTTCCAGCTGTGCCTCGGCATTCCCTGGGGTGCGCCGGTCAGCGCCGCCACCGCCGTCTACCAGTCGCAGATGCTGCCGCCCAACGCGGTCTGGGCGGGCTTCGGCATCGGCCGCTGGCAGATGCCCATGGTGGCCCAGATGGTGGTGCTCGGTGGCCATGTGCGCGTGGGGCTGGAAGACAATCTCTATCTCGACCGCGGCGTCTATGCCTCGAATGGCAGCCTGGTCGAGCGGGCGGTGAAGATCATCGAGCTCCTGGGCTCCAGCGTGGCGAGCCCTGCGGAGGCGCGTGCGATCCTCGGCCTCAAGCAGCCGGCGGCGTGA